In Brienomyrus brachyistius isolate T26 chromosome 3, BBRACH_0.4, whole genome shotgun sequence, the following proteins share a genomic window:
- the LOC125738043 gene encoding lumican-like yields MGCLWVTLAVTLLSTTICQDYEYRFYGESEPDYDRYTETQPEYDRSPQHQVDYSRLAEIDPDYDRSPQHQVDFRRLAEIDSDYDRSPQHQVDFRRVAEMHPDYDRSSQHQVDYRHLAEIEPDYDRSPQHQVDFRRVAEMHPDYDRSPQHQVDVRRLAEIDPDYDHSPQYQVDFRRVAEMHPDYDRSSQYQVDYSRLPELHPDYDRYIEPQPEYNSYGQHQPYYESYAHQQLDYDSYVQPSNPVIPQCALECDCPIDFPSAMYCDDRNLHFIPLVPSGIKYLYLQNNVIQEVKANVFDNATDLLWLILDHNHITSENIEKGSFDKLDNLQKLFFSYNNLTEPVEPLAKSLNELRMIGNKLSKIPLATLSGLENLTALYLQGNQLTFESIDGAFIGLKSLVYLDISDNKLNNLPSSLPTSLETLYADQNNINSIPTGYVQELLSLQYLRISHNQLVDTGIPVDTFNVSSLIELDLSYNKLHTIPEVNEKLENLYLQVNRINRFDLSSFCQFPGASSRLTYLRLDGNNISQSSLPKEISTCLRRVTMLLID; encoded by the exons ATGGGTTGTCTCTGGGTCACTCTAGCAGTGACACTGCTCAGCACCACAATATGTCAGGATTATGAATATCGCTTCTACGGTGAATCTGAACCAGACTATGACCGTTATACGGAAACTCAGCCAGAATATGACCGTTCTCCTCAGCATCAGGTGGATTATAGCCGCTTAGCTGAAATAGATCCAGACTATGACCGCTCTCCCCAGCATCAG GTGGATTTCAGGCGTTTAGCTGAAATAGATTCAGACTATGACCGCTCTCCCCAGCATCAGGTGGATTTCAGGCGTGTAGCTGAAATGCATCCAGACTATGACCGCTCTTCCCAACATCAAGTGGATTACAGGCATTTAGCTGAAATAGAGCCAGACTATGACCGCTCTCCCCAGCATCAGGTGGATTTCAGGCGTGTAGCTGAAATGCATCCAGACTATGACCGCTCTCCCCAGCATCAGGTGGATGTCAGGCGTTTAGCTGAAATAGATCCAGACTATGACCACTCTCCCCAGTATCAGGTGGATTTCAGGCGTGTAGCTGAAATGCATCCAGACTATGACCGCTCTTCCCAGTATCAGGTGGATTACAGTCGTTTACCTGAACTGCATCCAGACTATGACCGCTATATAGAACCACAGCCAGAATACAACAGCTATGGTCAACACCAGCCATATTATGAGAGCTATGCTCACCAGCAGCTGGACTATGATAGTTATGTTCAGCCCTCCAATCCGGTGATTCCCCAGTGTGCTTTGGAGTGTGACTGTCCCATCGATTTCCCCAGTGCTATGTACTGTGATGACCGCAATCTCCACTTCATCCCACTAGTACCCTCTGGTATCAAATACCTCTATCTGCAGAACAACGTGATACAGGAAGTAAAAGCTAATGTCTTTGACAATGCTACTGACCTCCTGTGGCTCATCCTTGATCATAACCATATCACAAGTGAAAACATTGAGAAGGGATCTTTTGACAAGTTAGATAATCTTCAGAAGCTGTTCTTCAGCTATAATAACCTGACAGAGCCAGTGGAACCCCTGGCTAAGTCCTTAAATGAGCTGAGGATGATAGGGAATAAGCTGTCCAAGATTCCCCTAGCTACACTCTCAGGACTGGAGAATCTTACTGCTCTTTACCTTCAGGGCAATCAGCTAACCTTTGAGTCTATTGATGGGGCCTTCATTGGGCTCAAGTCTCTAGTGTATCTGGACATCAGTGACAACAAGCTCAATAATCTACCCTCAAGCCTACCAACCTCCCTGGAAACTTTATATGCAGACCAGAACAATATTAACAGCATTCCTACTGGCTACGTGCAAGAGCTGCTGTCCTTGCAGTATCTACGTATCTCTCATAACCAGCTGGTTGACACAGGAATCCCTGTAGACACCTTCAACGTCTCGTCTCTCATTGAACTGGATCTCTCTTATAATAAACTCCACACAATTCCTGAGGTCAATGAGAAATTGGAGAATCTCTACCTACAAGTTAACAGGATCAACA GATTTGACTTATCCAGCTTCTGCCAGTTTCCAGGAGCCTCTTCTAGGCTAACATATTTGCGCCTGGATGGCAATAATATATCGCAGAGTAGCTTGCCAAAGGAAATATCAACCTGCCTCCGCCGAGTCACTATGCTACTTATTGATTAG